A section of the Pimelobacter simplex genome encodes:
- a CDS encoding response regulator transcription factor, whose protein sequence is MNGDEPIRVLVVDDHPVFRIGMSALLRSLPDVEVVGEAADRDEALTLADAHAPHVVLMDLDLGDDSGVETTRELCRRDPTLGVLVITMFGDDDSLFASIRAGARGFLLKGASPAEVERAVRSVANGDFMLGPQLAQRGALYLSGARTRGAVPFPELTDREREVVDLVARGYDNATIARRLVLSTKTVRNYVYGVLAKLDVPDRGQLIVRARESGLGADDEESDETARAGGPEGRDGLT, encoded by the coding sequence GTGAACGGGGACGAGCCGATCCGGGTGCTGGTCGTCGACGACCATCCCGTGTTCCGGATCGGGATGAGCGCGCTGCTGCGCTCGCTGCCGGACGTCGAGGTGGTCGGCGAGGCCGCGGACCGGGACGAGGCGCTCACCCTGGCCGACGCCCACGCCCCGCACGTGGTCCTCATGGACCTCGACCTCGGGGACGACTCGGGCGTCGAGACCACCCGCGAGCTGTGCCGTCGCGACCCGACGCTGGGGGTCCTGGTGATCACCATGTTCGGCGACGACGACTCGCTCTTCGCCTCGATCCGGGCGGGAGCGCGCGGCTTCCTGCTCAAGGGCGCCTCACCCGCCGAGGTGGAGCGGGCGGTCCGCTCGGTGGCCAACGGCGACTTCATGCTGGGGCCCCAGCTGGCCCAGCGCGGTGCGCTGTACCTGTCGGGGGCGCGCACCCGGGGCGCCGTACCGTTCCCGGAGCTGACCGACCGCGAGCGCGAGGTCGTCGACCTCGTCGCCCGGGGGTACGACAACGCCACCATCGCCCGCCGCCTCGTGCTGAGCACCAAGACCGTGCGCAACTACGTCTACGGCGTGCTGGCCAAGCTCGACGTACCCGACCGGGGACAGCTCATCGTGCGCGCCCGGGAGTCCGGGCTCGGCGCCGACGACGAGGAGTCCGACGAGACGGCCCGGGCCGGTGGCCCGGAAGGTCGTGACGGGCTGACCTGA
- a CDS encoding sensor histidine kinase codes for MPERAAVVLAVAQALLAGATVVALLATAHVADPSYEVRRELAPLDVVMSLLYAPLGALIVVRSRHAVGWAFLVVGWGYAVTAAGIAWTVVGVAHPPLPGTDWAAPLLLTGWTTATLVSLLVVPFLLTPGPPRGWARRFAIGGGVVVVVATVVRLLVQVRDAPPHPLTGGGALSDLAYDVDGALIPGYFLLGLGVVVWIGYRLRTGDAEQRRGLSWLLLSLLTVAVAYMVFEIGVSIDGPWFPAGTALLTMAEVMLVGAVLVLIRRQPSWRVDLAISRTLVGILLTTTLVAAYVVAVWALGMITPMGAESTGLVVVAALALAVLPLRDWLQGQVERLVFGSGADPSALLERVAQALDAGDADSPQLTGLVDALRRALRLARIEVRLYDVPVAVSGRPEPDDAERALALPLHPRGREVGTLTVVPPRGERLDPRTVRLLRQISGLVAVAAQLDDANRAVEEARARVVEVRHEERRLLRRELHDGLGPALSGTALALAAVPTTSSLNADDTVLLRRLAEELSRRADDVRQMARVLLPPVLDEGRLGAALDLLADRYSMSRFSVAVDAPHADRLDGIHQIVVYQVAAEAVRNAARHAGARHCRIRLDLPPDGGVRLEVRDDGRGIDDTAVPGVGTASMRERAAELGGTVEVAGGDGRGTSVVMLLP; via the coding sequence GTGCCCGAGCGCGCCGCGGTGGTCCTCGCCGTAGCGCAGGCGCTGCTGGCGGGCGCGACCGTCGTCGCGCTGCTGGCGACCGCGCACGTCGCGGACCCGTCGTACGAGGTGCGCCGCGAGCTCGCTCCCCTCGACGTGGTGATGAGCCTGCTCTACGCCCCGCTGGGCGCCCTGATCGTGGTGCGCAGCCGGCACGCGGTCGGCTGGGCGTTCCTCGTCGTCGGCTGGGGGTACGCCGTCACCGCCGCCGGCATCGCGTGGACGGTGGTCGGCGTCGCCCACCCGCCGCTGCCCGGTACCGACTGGGCCGCTCCCCTGCTCCTCACCGGCTGGACGACGGCGACCCTGGTCTCGCTGCTCGTCGTGCCCTTCCTGCTCACCCCCGGACCCCCGCGCGGCTGGGCCCGCCGGTTCGCGATCGGCGGCGGGGTGGTCGTGGTGGTGGCGACGGTGGTCCGGCTGCTCGTCCAGGTCCGCGACGCCCCGCCGCACCCGCTCACCGGCGGCGGCGCCCTCTCCGACCTCGCGTACGACGTCGACGGCGCCCTGATCCCCGGCTACTTCCTGCTCGGCCTGGGCGTCGTCGTCTGGATCGGCTACCGGCTGCGCACCGGTGACGCCGAGCAGCGCCGCGGGCTGTCGTGGCTGCTGCTCTCGCTGCTGACGGTCGCGGTCGCCTACATGGTCTTCGAGATCGGCGTCAGCATCGACGGTCCGTGGTTCCCCGCGGGGACGGCGCTGCTGACGATGGCCGAGGTGATGCTGGTCGGCGCGGTGCTCGTGCTGATCCGGCGCCAGCCGTCGTGGCGGGTGGACCTGGCGATCTCGCGCACGCTGGTCGGCATCCTGCTCACCACCACCCTCGTCGCGGCGTACGTCGTCGCGGTGTGGGCGCTCGGCATGATCACCCCGATGGGTGCGGAGTCGACCGGCCTGGTCGTGGTGGCCGCGCTCGCGCTGGCCGTGCTGCCGCTGCGGGACTGGCTCCAGGGCCAGGTGGAGCGGCTCGTGTTCGGCTCCGGCGCGGACCCGTCGGCGCTGCTGGAGCGGGTCGCCCAGGCGCTCGACGCGGGCGACGCCGACAGCCCCCAGCTGACCGGTCTGGTCGACGCGCTGCGCCGCGCGCTGCGCCTGGCCCGCATCGAGGTCCGCCTGTACGACGTCCCGGTCGCGGTCTCCGGCCGCCCCGAGCCCGACGACGCCGAGCGCGCCCTGGCGCTGCCGCTGCACCCCCGCGGCCGCGAGGTCGGCACCTTGACCGTGGTGCCGCCGCGCGGGGAGCGGCTCGACCCGCGCACCGTGCGCCTGCTGCGCCAGATCTCCGGGCTGGTCGCGGTCGCGGCCCAGCTCGACGACGCCAACCGGGCCGTCGAGGAGGCCCGGGCCCGGGTGGTCGAGGTGCGCCACGAGGAGCGCCGGCTGCTGCGCCGCGAGCTGCACGACGGCCTCGGTCCCGCCCTGTCCGGGACGGCGCTCGCGCTGGCCGCGGTGCCCACCACCTCCTCGCTCAACGCCGACGACACCGTGCTGCTGCGCCGCCTGGCCGAGGAGCTCAGCCGCCGCGCGGACGACGTACGGCAGATGGCGCGGGTGCTGCTGCCCCCGGTCCTCGACGAGGGCCGGCTCGGGGCCGCGCTCGACCTGCTCGCGGACCGGTACTCGATGTCCCGCTTCTCGGTCGCCGTCGACGCCCCGCACGCCGACCGGCTCGACGGCATCCACCAGATCGTCGTCTACCAGGTCGCGGCCGAGGCGGTGCGCAACGCCGCCCGGCACGCGGGCGCCCGGCACTGCCGGATCCGGCTGGACCTGCCGCCCGACGGCGGCGTCCGGCTCGAGGTCCGCGACGACGGCCGAGGCATCGACGACACGGCCGTCCCGGGTGTCGGGACGGCCTCCATGCGCGAACGCGCCGCCGAGCTGGGCGGCACCGTCGAGGTCGCCGGAGGCGACGGAAGGGGGACCTCGGTGGTCATGCTGCTGCCGTGA
- a CDS encoding geranylgeranyl reductase family protein, with product MSASTPLSTDVLVVGAGPAGSAAAAWAARAGLDVILADAAVFPRDKTCGDGLTPRAIGELERLGLRDWVRAHTVSQGLRAHGFGQTLHLPWPGGNLPDWGSAVARTELDDHLRTTALKAGATGLDGARAVDVRMEGERVTGVVLKDGRVIACKRLVVADGVRSPLGKVLGREWHRDTVYGVAGRSYVTSTRADDPWISSHLELRGEQDEILSGYGWIFPLGKDSGEVNLGAGTLATAKRPADVAIKPLMKLYADRLRAEFGLGDELRAPTSALLPMGGAVSHVAGRNWALIGDAAACVNPLNGEGIDYGLETGRVIAELLATDPDADLGVVWPQLLRDHYGESFSIARRLAGLVTVPRLLPALGPVGMRSDLLMTLALRWMGNLVTDEDRDRAARVWRWAGKRSLAKDARPPFS from the coding sequence ATGAGCGCGAGCACCCCGCTGAGCACCGACGTCCTCGTCGTCGGCGCCGGCCCGGCCGGCTCCGCCGCGGCCGCCTGGGCCGCCCGCGCCGGGCTCGACGTGATCCTGGCCGATGCGGCGGTCTTCCCGCGCGACAAGACCTGCGGCGACGGGCTCACCCCGCGCGCCATCGGCGAGCTCGAGCGCCTCGGCCTGCGCGACTGGGTACGCGCCCACACGGTCAGCCAGGGACTGCGTGCCCACGGCTTCGGCCAGACCCTGCACCTGCCCTGGCCCGGCGGCAACCTGCCCGACTGGGGCAGCGCGGTGGCCCGCACCGAGCTCGACGACCACCTGCGCACCACCGCCCTCAAGGCGGGCGCGACGGGGCTCGACGGCGCCCGCGCGGTCGACGTACGGATGGAGGGGGAGCGCGTCACCGGGGTCGTGCTCAAGGACGGGCGCGTCATCGCGTGCAAGCGGCTGGTCGTGGCCGACGGCGTACGGTCCCCGCTGGGCAAGGTCCTCGGCCGCGAGTGGCACCGCGACACCGTCTACGGCGTCGCCGGGCGCTCGTACGTCACCTCCACGCGCGCCGACGACCCGTGGATCAGCTCGCACCTCGAGCTGCGCGGCGAGCAGGACGAGATCCTCTCCGGCTACGGCTGGATCTTCCCCCTCGGCAAGGACAGCGGCGAGGTCAACCTCGGCGCCGGCACCCTCGCCACCGCGAAGCGCCCCGCCGACGTCGCGATCAAGCCCCTCATGAAGCTCTACGCCGACCGCCTGCGCGCCGAGTTCGGCCTCGGCGACGAGCTGCGCGCGCCGACGTCCGCCCTGCTCCCGATGGGCGGCGCCGTCTCCCACGTCGCCGGCCGCAACTGGGCCCTCATCGGCGACGCCGCCGCCTGCGTCAACCCGCTCAACGGCGAGGGCATCGACTACGGCCTCGAGACCGGCCGGGTCATCGCCGAGCTCCTCGCCACCGACCCCGACGCCGACCTCGGCGTGGTCTGGCCCCAGCTCCTGCGCGACCACTACGGCGAGTCGTTCTCGATCGCCCGGCGCCTGGCCGGCCTGGTCACCGTGCCCCGGCTGCTGCCCGCGCTCGGGCCGGTCGGGATGCGCTCGGACCTGCTGATGACGCTCGCGCTGCGGTGGATGGGCAACCTGGTCACCGACGAGGACCGGGACCGGGCCGCGCGGGTGTGGCGGTGGGCGGGGAAGCGTTCGTTGGCGAAGGACGCCCGGCCGCCGTTCTCCTGA
- a CDS encoding NUDIX domain-containing protein — MGQRVQRLAAYAVIIRGDQILLSRLSERVTRKELWSLPGGGVDHGEDPRDAVVREVYEETGLDAQIDETAHVYSLHVADSWRRGRRVDAHSVRIVYEGWVAADAPEPHVTEVDGSTAEAAWKPVAEVLDGTVPTVSLVADALASYRIRQRQRTAAYAYVVRDGAILLTRTSDLAPDPGTWHLPGGGIDHGEAPTDTIRRELWEECGLEGEATSLLTVLDHHFTGTAPNGRAEDFHAIGVIYRAEVGPGEPRVVEEGGTTDGVAWVPLADIAAGRLKVYGSVRAAIETAGDTVAG; from the coding sequence ATGGGGCAGCGGGTGCAGCGACTGGCGGCGTACGCCGTCATCATCCGCGGCGACCAGATCCTCCTCTCCCGCCTCTCCGAGCGCGTCACCCGCAAGGAGCTGTGGTCCCTGCCCGGCGGCGGCGTCGACCACGGCGAGGACCCGCGCGACGCGGTCGTGCGCGAGGTCTACGAGGAGACCGGGCTCGATGCCCAGATCGACGAGACCGCCCACGTCTACTCGCTCCACGTCGCCGACTCGTGGCGGCGCGGGCGGCGGGTCGATGCGCACTCGGTTCGGATCGTGTACGAGGGCTGGGTGGCGGCCGATGCGCCCGAGCCGCACGTGACCGAGGTCGACGGGTCGACGGCGGAGGCGGCGTGGAAGCCGGTCGCGGAGGTGCTCGACGGGACGGTGCCGACGGTGAGCCTGGTGGCGGACGCGCTCGCGTCGTACCGGATCCGGCAGCGGCAGCGCACCGCCGCCTATGCGTACGTCGTCCGCGACGGCGCGATCCTGCTCACCCGCACCTCCGACCTCGCGCCCGACCCGGGCACCTGGCACCTGCCGGGCGGCGGCATCGACCACGGCGAGGCGCCGACCGACACCATCCGGCGCGAGCTGTGGGAGGAGTGCGGGCTGGAGGGTGAGGCGACCAGCCTGCTGACCGTGCTCGACCACCACTTCACCGGGACCGCGCCCAACGGCCGGGCCGAGGACTTCCACGCCATCGGCGTGATCTACCGCGCCGAGGTCGGGCCGGGCGAGCCCCGCGTCGTCGAGGAGGGCGGTACGACGGACGGCGTCGCCTGGGTGCCGCTCGCCGACATCGCGGCCGGCCGGCTCAAGGTCTACGGCTCGGTGCGCGCGGCCATCGAGACCGCCGGCGATACTGTCGCCGGGTGA
- a CDS encoding hydroxyacid-oxoacid transhydrogenase yields the protein MSTSTETVFTYAAPALKFGRGAATEIGYDVRGWGARRVLLVTDPGVAAAGHPERVAEGLRARDLEVVVFDRTRVEPTDASLEEAVAFARAEGPFDAVVAVGGGSSIDTAKAVALLVTNPGELMDYVNAPIGKARAPEQPVLPLVAVPTTTGTGAESTTICVMDVLALKVKTGISHAALRPRLAVVDPSLSATQPPGVLAAAGMDILCHALESYTARWYGDFAAKQPEQRVPYCGSNPIADLWSERALGLLATAFRAAVRDAREGREDSEAAEQMALAATFAGLGFGNAGVHIPHANAYPVAGRVQDFRPADYPQDEAMVPHGMAVALTAPEAFRFTFDAAPERHLRAARLLDPAAPGADGPGLLPDVVARLMRDIGIPNGLAEVGYGAGDVGALVDGALQQQRLLATAPKEVTGDDLALIIGASLEHW from the coding sequence GTGAGCACCAGCACCGAGACCGTCTTCACCTACGCCGCGCCCGCGCTGAAGTTCGGGCGGGGCGCCGCCACCGAGATCGGGTACGACGTCCGGGGCTGGGGCGCCCGCCGGGTCCTGCTGGTCACCGATCCCGGGGTGGCCGCCGCCGGTCACCCGGAGCGGGTCGCCGAGGGCCTGCGCGCCCGGGACCTCGAGGTCGTCGTCTTCGACCGGACCCGGGTCGAGCCCACCGACGCCTCGCTCGAGGAGGCGGTGGCGTTCGCCCGGGCCGAGGGTCCGTTCGACGCGGTGGTGGCGGTGGGCGGCGGCTCGTCGATCGACACCGCCAAGGCGGTCGCGCTGCTGGTGACCAACCCCGGCGAGCTCATGGACTACGTCAACGCGCCCATCGGCAAGGCCCGGGCGCCCGAGCAGCCGGTGCTGCCGCTGGTGGCGGTCCCGACCACGACGGGCACCGGTGCGGAGTCGACGACGATCTGCGTGATGGACGTCCTCGCGCTCAAGGTGAAGACGGGGATCAGCCATGCGGCGCTGCGCCCGCGCCTCGCCGTCGTCGACCCGAGCCTGAGCGCGACCCAGCCGCCGGGCGTCCTCGCCGCGGCCGGCATGGACATCCTGTGCCACGCGCTGGAGAGCTACACCGCCCGCTGGTACGGCGACTTCGCCGCCAAGCAGCCCGAGCAGCGAGTGCCCTACTGCGGCTCGAACCCGATCGCGGACCTGTGGTCGGAGCGGGCGCTGGGCCTGCTCGCGACGGCCTTCCGGGCCGCCGTACGGGATGCGCGCGAGGGGCGCGAGGACAGCGAGGCGGCCGAGCAGATGGCGCTCGCGGCGACCTTCGCCGGGCTCGGCTTCGGCAACGCCGGGGTGCACATCCCGCACGCCAACGCCTACCCGGTGGCGGGACGGGTCCAGGACTTCCGGCCGGCCGACTACCCGCAGGACGAGGCGATGGTGCCGCACGGCATGGCGGTCGCGCTGACCGCGCCGGAGGCGTTCCGGTTCACCTTCGACGCCGCTCCTGAGCGGCACCTGCGGGCGGCGCGGCTGCTCGACCCGGCGGCGCCGGGCGCCGACGGGCCGGGTCTGCTGCCCGACGTGGTGGCGCGCCTGATGCGCGACATCGGCATCCCCAACGGCCTCGCCGAGGTCGGGTACGGCGCCGGTGACGTCGGCGCGCTGGTCGACGGCGCGCTCCAGCAGCAGCGTCTCCTCGCGACCGCGCCCAAGGAGGTGACCGGCGACGACCTCGCGCTGATCATCGGCGCCTCGCTGGAGCACTGGTGA
- a CDS encoding SAM-dependent methyltransferase, translating to MSTLTLDEGLAQVRSDLLADDRLVRAVASGRRRTATPPWRRGELRWVDLKAGRHLQVVRYDATQAHTANHARGGPAEEAVDALLAEPFGNWTVETPERRLSLRITKKGAAAVHTTARAADEQAPDRSHDRAKDRLLPEDDPLLAVLGLSDAQGRIKPTRRAKYRQVEDFLRILDHTVAYAIAKGQLRKPTADDPLRVVDLGCGNGYLTFAAQRFLSERRGLPVRLTGVDVKEQSRDHNNAVARELGIEATFVAGTIGEAALPEPPDVVLALHACDTATDDALARAVAWTAPLVLAAPCCHHDIAAQLRAAPAPAPYGSLVRDGILRERFADTLTDALRALLLRREGYRVDVIEFVDSQHTPRNTLLRAVRTGTAADTREYDDLVAAWGVHPRLGELLAGR from the coding sequence ATGAGCACCCTGACGCTGGACGAGGGGCTCGCGCAGGTCCGCTCGGACCTCCTGGCCGACGACCGGCTGGTGCGGGCGGTGGCCTCGGGCCGCCGGCGTACCGCGACGCCGCCGTGGCGCCGGGGCGAGCTGCGCTGGGTCGACCTCAAGGCCGGGCGCCACCTCCAGGTCGTCCGGTACGACGCCACGCAGGCCCACACCGCCAACCACGCCCGCGGCGGCCCGGCCGAGGAGGCCGTCGACGCGCTGCTCGCCGAGCCGTTCGGCAACTGGACCGTCGAGACGCCCGAGCGCCGGCTCAGCCTGCGGATCACCAAGAAGGGCGCCGCCGCCGTGCACACGACGGCCCGCGCCGCCGACGAGCAGGCTCCCGACCGCAGCCACGACCGGGCCAAGGACCGGCTGCTGCCCGAGGACGACCCGCTGCTCGCCGTCCTCGGCCTCTCCGACGCCCAGGGCCGGATCAAGCCCACGCGGCGCGCGAAGTACCGCCAGGTCGAGGACTTCCTGCGCATCCTCGACCACACCGTCGCCTACGCGATCGCCAAGGGCCAGCTCCGCAAGCCCACCGCCGACGACCCGCTGCGCGTGGTCGACCTCGGCTGCGGCAACGGCTACCTCACGTTCGCCGCCCAGCGCTTCCTCAGCGAGCGGCGCGGGCTGCCGGTGCGGCTGACCGGCGTCGACGTCAAGGAGCAGTCGCGCGACCACAACAACGCGGTCGCGCGCGAGCTCGGCATCGAGGCGACCTTCGTGGCCGGCACCATCGGCGAGGCCGCGCTGCCCGAGCCGCCCGACGTCGTCCTCGCTCTCCACGCCTGCGACACCGCCACCGACGACGCCCTGGCCCGCGCGGTGGCCTGGACGGCGCCGCTCGTGCTCGCCGCCCCCTGCTGCCACCACGACATCGCGGCCCAGCTGCGCGCGGCGCCGGCCCCGGCGCCGTACGGGTCGCTGGTGCGCGACGGCATCCTGCGCGAGCGGTTCGCGGACACGCTGACCGACGCGCTGCGCGCGTTGCTCCTGCGGCGCGAGGGGTACCGGGTCGACGTGATCGAGTTCGTCGACAGCCAGCACACCCCGCGCAACACCCTGCTCCGCGCGGTCCGGACCGGAACCGCCGCCGACACCCGTGAGTACGACGACCTCGTCGCCGCGTGGGGTGTGCACCCGCGGCTCGGGGAGCTGCTGGCCGGGCGGTGA